The Zygotorulaspora mrakii chromosome 3, complete sequence genome includes a region encoding these proteins:
- the GPA2 gene encoding guanine nucleotide-binding protein subunit alpha (similar to Saccharomyces cerevisiae GPA2 (YER020W); ancestral locus Anc_7.496), which yields MGICGSKESSGDSGAAHPAARQANHGKNRRPGVEPLSQKREGNQKQAQNQNSSNVNSTGSKGDSALNISKAEKAGSIPSQTPTAHARAVNNDEKTGASTKDKEVKVLLLGAGESGKSTIIQQLKILHQNGFTHEELLEYRSVVYRNILDIGRDLLQARKKFQIELEEDSGVTQEDIDKIYWYDEAKESSDGSEPESEVNDEKAKELNNTPTLAALTRFPADISATFSKIWNLSSTKDLLNGPLRSKFYLMDSAQYFMENLPRISEPDYLPSEQDILRSRQKTSGIFDSVFDVGSNLKLHIYDVGGQRSERKKWIHCFDNVTLIIFCVSLSEYNQLLLEDQSQNRFQESLVLFDNVINSRWFARTSVVLFLNKIDLFAEKLQKVPLETYFPDYTGGKDINKAAKYILWRFIQLNRANLSIYPHVTQATDTSNIKLVFAAIKETLLENTLKDTGVL from the coding sequence ATGGGTATTTGTGGATCAAAAGAGAGTAGTGGTGACTCAGGAGCTGCCCACCCAGCAGCCCGTCAGGCGAATCACGGGAAAAACAGGAGACCTGGAGTTGAACCTCTCAGTCAGAAAAGAGAGGGAAACCAAAAGCAGGcgcaaaatcaaaacagttCCAATGTGAACAGCACGGGTAGTAAAGGAGATTCTGCCTTGAACATTTCTAAAGCAGAAAAAGCGGGATCCATCCCAAGCCAGACCCCAACTGCGCATGCGCGGGCAGttaataatgatgaaaaaactggTGCGAGCACGAAGGATAAGGAAGTGAAAGTGCTACTTTTGGGGGCGGGTGAAAGTGGGAAATCAACGATCATTCAgcaattaaaaatattgCATCAAAACGGGTTCACACATGAGGAATTACTGGAGTATAGATCGGTCGTCTAtagaaatattttggatATTGGCAGGGATCTTTTacaagcaagaaaaaagttccaGATTGAGTTGGAGGAGGATAGTGGTGTGACACAGGAAGACATTGATAAAATCTATTGGTATGATGAAGCTAAGGAATCATCAGATGGTTCAGAACCGGAAAGTGAGGTAAACGACGAAAAGGCCAAAGAACTCAATAACACACCTACTTTAGCAGCATTAACACGATTTCCCGCCGATATATCTGCAACGTTCTCGAAAATATGGAATCTTTCCTCAACGAAGGACTTGCTAAATGGACCATTGAGATCAAAATTCTATTTAATGGACTCAGCACAGTACTTCATGGAGAACTTACCAAGAATCTCAGAACCTGACTATCTGCCAAGTGAACAGGATATTTTGCGCTCAAGACAAAAAACTTCAGGAATTTTCGATAGTGTCTTCGATGTTGGGTCGAACTTGAAGTTACATATATATGATGTTGGCGGACAAAGATCAGAGCGCAAGAAATGGATTCATTGTTTTGATAATGTTACTTTGATTATATTCTGTGTTTCGTTGTCAGAGTATAATCAATTGTTATTAGAAGATCAATCTCAAAacagatttcaagaatctTTAgtgctttttgataatgTTATCAATAGTAGATGGTTTGCACGTACTTCAGTggttttatttttgaataaaattGATCTCTTCGCTGAAAAACTACAAAAAGTTCCATTGGAGACATATTTTCCGGATTACACAGGCGGTAAAGATATAAATAAGGCCGCAAAATACATTCTATGGAGGTTTATCCAACTGAATCGGGCAAACTTAAGCATCTATCCTCATGTGACACAGGCCACTGATACCTCAAACATTAAACTAGTATTTGCTGCAATAAAGGAAACTCTATTGGAGAATACTCTGAAGGATACCGGTGTACTGTAA
- a CDS encoding uncharacterized protein (similar to Saccharomyces cerevisiae Anc_7.495 (Scer_YGOB_Anc_7.495); ancestral locus Anc_7.495) — translation MDEHEVDVYEQYYSESNGLSETARQEEEDQIEQQQAYYLRSLPLEQLPTLKPLATVPSVEKHSRDQDENQVNKRRC, via the coding sequence ATGGACGAACACGAGGTGGATGTGTATGAGCAGTATTACTCGGAGTCGAACGGGCTGTCTGAAACAGCCAGGCAGGAAGAGGAGGACCAAATTGAACAGCAACAGGCGTACTACCTAAGAAGTTTGCCACTGGAGCAATTGCCTACGTTGAAGCCTCTCGCCACTGTCCCCTCGGTGGAAAAGCATTCACGCGACCAGGATGAGAACCAAGTAAACAAGCGCAGATGTTAA
- the PAM17 gene encoding Pam17p (similar to Saccharomyces cerevisiae PAM17 (YKR065C); ancestral locus Anc_1.196) has protein sequence MLLRRCIGAFAGQQSVSRPHILPQLLKIRWISTEAEKDVSKDLSWVEFFELRKKQRRINVGSSVFTAFLGCNISWAYLSTMEIDPTQTIFGFDPLAVISAGIGASGVLGYLLGPLMGTKLFNVTHREKLKGFEQKNKEFLKRIIENRVDASSHSFSNPVPDYYGEKIGSLKEYRQWLRDCHAFRRKAREFL, from the coding sequence ATGTTATTAAGGAGATGCATTGGTGCTTTCGCTGGCCAACAGAGCGTTTCGAGGCCCCACATTTTGCCACAGTTGCTCAAAATCAGGTGGATCTCCACAGAGGCAGAAAAAGACGTTTCAAAGGATCTTTCATGGgtagaattttttgaattacGGAAAAAACAGCGCAGAATTAATGTTGGATCTTCAGTGTTCACAGCCTTTTTGGGCTGTAATATTTCCTGGGCGTATTTGTCAACTATGGAGATCGATCCCACACAAACGATCTTTGGATTTGATCCGCTTGCTGTTATATCAGCAGGGATTGGTGCATCCGGTGTATTGGGGTACTTGTTGGGTCCTCTGATGGGCACAAAGCTGTTTAATGTGACACATAGAGAGAAACTGAAGGGCTTCGAACAGAAGAACAAGGAGTTCTTGAAAAggatcattgaaaatagGGTGGATGCGTCTTCCCATAGTTTCAGCAATCCAGTGCCAGATTATTACGGCGAGAAAATTGGCTCATTGAAGGAATACAGACAATGGTTGCGGGATTGTCATGCCTTCAGAAGAAAGGCACGCGAGTTTCTGTAA
- the SNA3 gene encoding Sna3p (similar to Saccharomyces cerevisiae SNA3 (YJL151C); ancestral locus Anc_1.197): protein MKNNEVTHTQNSIGSKKMGKFSVNNNDILLLILSLFVPPICVWKRKGFFTRDFLLNLLLFLMFYVPAIIHADYVIYETSVERVSDYQSLSDGVQQVEEPGNGDFNVDLEASGGDLPQYEDIAGPSEGQQDQTAAVAAANAMDNKVQH from the coding sequence ATGAAGAACAACGAAGTCACTCATACTCAAAATAGTATAGGAAGcaaaaaaatgggaaaGTTTTCAGTTAACAATAACGACATCCTTTTGCTGATTTTATCACTTTTCGTTCCACCAATTTGTGTTTGGAAGAGAAAGGGGTTCTTTACAAGAGACTTCTTGTTGAACCTGCTACTGTTTTTAATGTTTTACGTCCCAGCCATCATACATGCGGATTACGTTATTTACGAAACCAGTGTTGAGAGAGTCTCAGACTACCAATCTTTGTCTGACGGGGTGCAACAAGTTGAAGAACCAGGTAATGGCGACTTCAATGTTGATTTAGAAGCCTCCGGTGGTGATTTGCCACAATATGAAGATATCGCCGGACCATCCGAAGGCCAGCAGGACCAAACTGCGGCGGTCGCTGCAGCAAATGCGATGGACAACAAGGTCCAGCACTAG
- the DAS1 gene encoding SCF ubiquitin ligase complex subunit DAS1 (similar to Saccharomyces cerevisiae YJL149W; ancestral locus Anc_1.198) produces MVNETSFPLQRLPDELVNEVFSHLPQQDRLSVCLLNKRMYPIGIKLIYRRIYLNDSNVVRSDYMSLAINWTLLSIPALFMEQQSRFIANLKLRHLIDTLKANKFALNCVQWVRINWDLSSDLQRSFLSILCSEGESLQRLENVTDPSTNDIIANGRISSEKLTSFDMAPPNPLPECTISEDYIPNLRKYMQRRISSKLSHMTLFIDPLKLFNYLHPLREKLQIVDLKLHWRREFYDSKYFKTRLRKYPLQKLSDIFEVKTLKTLTIISWIECLVPGELQMIKDFGEFIYLEDLSLISIKQNFEVLVSLFYNLENLKRLKMDFLEDYLSEATNPEIFLTILVVCTKLQFIDMRYEAMTCPIISPHDGKYTLNQNCYCSSCNHVFENILRKKIFLLPEDIYTSDGYDGDAKDIFKMMRVLSLLPYSKACDCYPSVRTHPMDLNEFVKKMNSDLFSYRQIKSQLNPVEEQDHDIAKDFLEYAILSLPHAPLTCQDIINCYHALIHHYKKTYIAFLKGFPELRFLMLNDIPSVVVEENSERVFQPVFYHGDFKTNLTGWSQASSRNTEHSNSSVIRKVTLL; encoded by the coding sequence ATGGTAAACGAGACCTCATTTCCGTTGCAGAGATTGCCCGATGAATTGGTGAATGAAGTGTTCTCACATTTACCGCAACAAGATAGACTCAGTGTTTGCTTACTGAACAAGAGGATGTATCCAATCGGGATCAAGTTGATTTACAGACGGATATATCTGAACGATTCTAACGTTGTTAGAAGTGACTACATGAGCCTGGCAATCAACTGGACCCTGTTAAGCATACCAGCACTCTTCATGGAGCAGCAATCACGGTTTATTGCCAATTTAAAGTTGAGACATCTCATTGATACACTAAAAGCGAATAAGTTTGCCCTTAATTGTGTCCAGTGGGTTCGGATAAACTGGGATTTGAGCAGCGATCTACAAAGGAGTTTTCTTTCGATACTGTGCAGTGAAGGGGAATCCTTGCAGAGATTAGAGAATGTTACGGATCCTTCTACTAATGACATCATTGCCAATGGGAGAATATCGTCCGAAAAACTTACAAGTTTTGATATGGCACCACCCAATCCTCTACCAGAGTGCACAATCTCAGAAGATTACATCCCAAATTTACGGAAATATATGCAGAGGAGAATATCAAGCAAACTCTCTCACATGACACTCTTCATTGATCCTTTGAAACTATTTAACTATTTGCACCCTCTGCGTGAAAAGCTGCAAATAGTAGATTTGAAGTTACACTGGAGAAGAGAGTTTTATGATTCAAAGTATTTCAAAACTAGACTGCGAAAGTATCCATTGCAAAAGCTCTCAGATATCTTCGAAGTCAAAACTCTGAAGACATTAACAATTATTTCGTGGATTGAGTGTTTGGTTCCTGGGGAACTTCAAATGATCAAAGATTTCGGAGAGTTTATATATTTAGAAGATCTATCCTTGATCTCAATCAAGCAGAATTTCGAGGTCCTGGTGTCCCTTTTTTACAACctagaaaatttgaaaaggctGAAGATGGATTTCTTAGAGGACTATCTATCTGAAGCAACAAATCCAGAGATCTTTTTAACTATATTAGTAGTTTGCACAAAGCTGCAGTTTATTGATATGAGATACGAAGCTATGACTTGTCCAATCATTTCTCCTCATGATGGTAAATACACGCTAAATCAGAATTGTTATTGCAGCAGCTGCAATCatgtctttgaaaatatactaagaaaaaaaatcttcttACTTCCGGAGGACATATATACCTCCGATGGCTACGACGGCGATGCaaaagatattttcaaaatgatgagaGTCTTATCACTACTACCATATTCGAAGGCATGTGATTGCTATCCAAGTGTAAGAACGCACCCAATGGATTTAAATGAGTTCGttaaaaagatgaattcTGATCTTTTCAGTTATCGCCAAATCAAAAGCCAACTGAACCCAGTTGAAGAACAGGATCACGATATCGCGAAGGATTTTTTGGAGTATGCAATTTTAAGTCTACCACATGCGCCTTTGACTTGCCAGGACATCATTAATTGCTATCATGCTCTGATACATCActacaaaaaaacataTATTGCCTTCTTGAAAGGGTTTCCCGAACTGAGATTTTTAATGCTTAATGATATACCATCCGTGGTagtggaagaaaattcagAGAGAGTTTTTCAGCCTGTATTCTATCATGgtgatttcaaaacaaatttgACTGGATGGTCACAAGCTAGTAGCAGAAATACCGAGCATTCAAATAGTTCTGTTATAAGGAAAGTTACTTTATTGTAG
- the OAF3 gene encoding Oaf3p (similar to Saccharomyces cerevisiae YKR064W; ancestral locus Anc_1.199), which produces MSGQRIQPVQPIKRRKRLTIVCTNCKRRKSKCDRKQPCTNCIRLGDQDSCCYIQQHSATNENEEMTKKQKKGINIASRNKKKDRNDIISQPLIHDSQMNIVGPSTIINVIPNGFLISVKRSAATEYSLFTDVSMEHRDPYLKSLITFRHIAIGMTVKNLKANGVHLNRNSSLPQSFTPLSIFDADGDPLSSESAFRQLELIHKSLFDKFGSYRKYDALVYNDDDAFIAENLPPRNLFLDEILPYFETRILELIPIFDMPLLRHELKALYDTWEQKGQLCYKTFDHVVYSMVLLITKISQLSMNLSKLSAKIQFPLRDLNTGKYISIVNHFLFKMKSLRKCTLLQLQCLILLRFYYWCGPEDGDGAELQHSRILSGTIIASCKEMGINWNSILHPNEYYYEIHAASRPSSSVMNAKDYKRVYRMIWSYILFWDRKLCLISGQECVIGKSFPYDDINEDATWHEKVVVLDQILKSICEMLNNFPTSVDVTLLYERLATAKCCFSKIKTKLNKTLNFEYEVLLDVFELCLVHAEMVHYEYKSDAAKFAATFQNLWAHVVRFSQVFMAYFNDEGQKFDSFTRFYSNKVIVVAANKICVLVPAIILRLHRFSSVGFPEADVLVKFLFGFSSIYFTEFGFDYYSCFKKMFTAKITYKILNRPPDKNPWVMILEFLLHELKRELKGKVVDEKGVKNISLIAKLREAVNKVSRKERDILKIWNDEVFPIINNNEVKEFDLYVEQLEPFLVDLFSSSFNLFASFYDNASSKLVDGAEKAKCDTSQTLGNIPAPVTEDLGPMSTGEVSTTSSNPDNELANFELIQDLFEPFDFVSFF; this is translated from the coding sequence ATGTCAGGTCAGAGAATACAGCCTGTTCAACCGATAAAAAGGCGAAAACGGTTGACAATTGTCTGTACCAACTGTAAAAGGCGGAAAAGCAAGTGTGACAGAAAACAACCCTGTACCAACTGTATCAGACTAGGAGATCAGGATTCATGCTGCTACATTCAGCAACATTCAGCCactaatgaaaatgaagaaatgactaaaaaacaaaagaaaggTATAAATATTGCAAGcagaaacaagaaaaaggatAGAAACGACATCATTTCTCAGCCCCTTATTCATGATAGCCAGATGAATATTGTAGGTCCGTCTACAATCATCAATGTAATACCTAACGGATTTCTTATTTCTGTGAAAAGATCAGCAGCAACAGAATATTCGCTATTTACGGATGTCTCAATGGAACATCGAGATCCCTATTTGAAGTCTTTGATAACTTTTCGGCATATTGCTATTGGTATGACggtaaaaaatttaaaggCAAATGGGGTCCATCTGAACCGTAATTCAAGCTTGCCTCAATCATTCACTCCGCtatcaatatttgatgCTGATGGAGATCCATTGTCCTCCGAGAGTGCCTTCAGACAACTCGAGCTGATCCACAAATCTCTGTTTGACAAATTTGGCTCATACAGAAAATATGATGCCCTGGTatataatgatgatgacgcGTTTATTGCAGAGAACCTACCGCCAAGGAATCTGTTTTTAGATGAAATTTTGCCTTACTTCGAGACTCGTATTCTCGAATTGATTCCGATTTTTGATATGCCTTTGCTAAGGCACGAATTGAAAGCTCTGTATGATACATGGGAACAGAAGGGCCAGCTTTGTTACAAAACTTTCGACCATGTTGTTTACTCAATGGTTCTTTTGATCACTAAAATATCTCAATTATCaatgaatttatcaaaactTTCGGCAAAAATCCAATTTCCTTTGAGAGATCTGAATACGGGCAAGTATATTTCCATAGTGAACCACTTTCTCTTTAAAATGAAATCACTCCGAAAGTGTACTTTATTGCAATTACAATGTCTAATATTGCTTCGATTTTATTACTGGTGTGGGCCTGAAGATGGTGATGGTGCTGAACTCCAGCACAGCCGTATTCTTTCAGGTACAATAATTGCCAGTTGTAAAGAAATGGGTATAAATTGGAATTCAATTCTCCATCCCAATGAATATTATTATGAGATTCATGCAGCGAGTCGTCCGAGCTCGTCCGTAATGAATGCGAAAGACTACAAAAGGGTTTATAGAATGATTTGGTCCTATATCCTATTTTGGGACAGAAAACTATGTTTGATTAGCGGGCAGGAATGTGTCATAGGCAAATCATTCCCGTATGATGACATCAACGAAGATGCTACATGGCATGAAAAAGTTGTTGTGCTTGATCAAATACTGAAGAGCATTTGCGAAATGTTGAACAATTTTCCAACCAGCGTAGATGTTACTTTGCTGTATGAAAGGCTGGCAACAGCTAAATGCTGCTTCTCGAAAATCAAGACAAAACTAaataaaactttgaattttgagTATGAGGTTTTGCTagatgtttttgaattatgCTTGGTTCACGCAGAAATGGTTCATTATGAATACAAATCTGATGCTGCAAAATTTGCTGCtacatttcaaaatctctgGGCTCACGTTGTCCGTTTTTCACAGGTGTTCATGGCTTACTTCAATGATGAAGGGCAGAAATTCGATAGTTTTACTAGATTTTACTCAAATAAAGTAATTGTTGTCGCTGCTAATAAAATATGTGTACTCGTTCCTGCCATAATTTTAAGGCTACACAGGTTCTCTTCGGTTGGTTTTCCGGAAGCCGACGTTCTGGTTAAATTTTTATTCGGTTTTTCTTCCATATACTTCACTGaatttggatttgattATTATTcatgtttcaaaaagatgtttACTGCAAAAATAACATACAAAATTCTGAACCGTCCTCCAGATAAAAACCCCTGGGTAATGATATTAGAGTTTTTGTTAcatgaattgaaaagggAGCTCAAGGGCAAAGTGGTGGATGAAAAGGGtgtcaaaaatatatctCTGATAGCAAAGCTACGAGAGGCCGTTAATAaagtttcaagaaaagagcgcgatattttgaaaatttggaacGACGAAGTTTTCCCTATAATTAATAACAATGAAGTCAAAGAGTTTGATCTTTACGTAGAGCAATTAGAGCCGTTTTTGGTggatcttttttcaagctcCTTCAACCTGTTTGCGTCGTTTTACGATAATGCAAGTTCAAAGTTAGTTGATGGTGctgaaaaagcaaaatgTGATACTTCACAAACCCTTGGAAATATCCCCGCTCCAGTGACGGAGGATTTGGGTCCGATGTCAACTGGAGAAGTCTCCACAACAAGCTCGAATCCAGATAATGAATTGGCGAATTTTGAGTTGATACAAGACTTGTTTGAGCCATTCGATTTCGTATCATTCTTTTAA